The following coding sequences lie in one Aspergillus luchuensis IFO 4308 DNA, chromosome 8, nearly complete sequence genomic window:
- a CDS encoding TPR domain protein (COG:S;~EggNog:ENOG410PIBZ;~InterPro:IPR011990,IPR019734;~go_function: GO:0005515 - protein binding [Evidence IEA]) yields MSLVPDSVIPRPATDDYYNLGTYTRPISTTSQDAQIWFDRGLIWCYAFNHAEGYRCFEQAIAHDRNCAIAYWGLAYASGPNYNKAWRLFDPVDLKKSMKLCHEAAQKAQELCQTAPVTPVERALIEAMQTRFPIDHPAEDYDQINHAYDAAMKKVYDQFPTDLDVMALYVDAKMHTAQRKMFHIKTGLPIETSPVYDVQKLFKDGLSLPGADTHPGLLHFCIHFWEMSATPAVALPPADALRHLVPDAGHLHHMPTHLDVLVGDYRRSVDSNTAAVQADEKFLAREGAKNMYSFYRLHNYHSLVYAAMLSGQSKIALKAVEQMEASITDDVLRVDSPPLADWLEFFKSVRVHVYVRFGLWEELKALPIPEDQDLYCVTTAMMHYGKAIALAATNNITEALQERTLYEAAAKRVPPSRKDYPNLIIDILKVATAMLDGEIEYRRGNFERAFDSLREAIRHDDALMYTEPWGWMLPTRHAYAALSLEQGHVEEAAKAYAEDLGLDAEITRAHQHPNNVWALHGYYECLVRLGRGAEALIIKQQLDVALSVADVDIKSSCFCRLGVQGSQCCS; encoded by the coding sequence ATGTCCCTAGTGCCCGACTCTGTGATCCCACGTCCAGCCACAGACGACTACTACAACCTCGGCACCTACACTCGACCCATCAGCACTACAAGCCAGGATGCGCAGATCTGGTTTGATCGCGGCCTCATCTGGTGCTACGCCTTCAACCATGCCGAAGGCTACCGATGCTTTGAGCAGGCCATAGCCCACGACCGCAACTGTGCCATTGCCTACTGGGGCTTGGCCTACGCGTCAGGGCCTAACTATAACAAAGCCTGGCGGCTGTTCGATCCGGTTGACCTCAAAAAGAGCATGAAGCTATGCCACGAGGCTGCACAAAAGGCTCAAGAGCTCTGCCAAACAGCTCCCGTCACTCCCGTCGAGCGCGCACTCATAGAAGCCATGCAAACTCGCTTCCCAATTGACCACCCCGCCGAAGACTACGACCAGATCAACCACGCCTACGACGCAGCAATGAAGAAAGTGTATGACCAGTTCCCCACTGACCTCGACGTCATGGCTCTCTACGTAGACGCAAAGATGCATACAGCGCAGCGCAAGATGTTCCACATCAAGACTGGCCTCCCCATCGAGACATCTCCCGTCTACGACGTGCAAAAGCTCTTCAAAGATGGCTTGTCCCTTCCCGGCGCAGATACCCATCCGGGTCTGCTCCATTTCTGTATTCATTTCTGGGAAATGTCCGCCACTCCTGCCGTTGCGCTCCCGCCAGCAGACGCTCTACGCCATCTCGTCCCTGACGCTGGGCACCTGCACCACATGCCTACTCATCTTGATGTGCTGGTTGGAGATTACCGTCGCTCAGTCGACTCGAACACCGCGGCAGTCCAAGCAGACGAGAAATTCCTCGCCCGCGAAGGTGCAAAGAACATGTACAGCTTCTACCGTCTTCACAATTACCACTCGCTCGTCTACGCGGCGATGCTCTCCGGTCAGTCCAAAATCGCGCTAAAGGCCGTAGAGCAAATGGAAGCATCCATCACAGATGACGTCCTCCGGGTCGACTCCCCACCGCTAGCAGACTGGCTCGAGTTCTTCAAATCAGTGCGCGTTCACGTCTACGTCCGCTTCGGACTCTGGGAAGAGCTCAAAGCACTTCCAATCCCTGAAGATCAGGACCTCTACTGCGTCACTACAGCCATGATGCACTACGGCAAGGCAATTGCGTTAGCAGCGACAAACAACATTACCGAAGCTCTGCAAGAGCGCACCCTCTACGAAGCGGCTGCTAAACGCGTACCCCCCAGCCGGAAAGACTACCCGAACCTCATCATTGATATTCTCAAGGTTGCGACGGCCATGCTAGACGGTGAGATTGAGTACCGTCGTGGGAATTTTGAGCGGGCTTTCGACAGCCTCCGGGAGGCAATTCGTCATGACGATGCGCTGATGTATACTGAACCGTGGGGCTGGATGTTGCCTACGCGACATGCGTATGCGGCCTTGTCGCTGGAGCAGGGCCAtgtggaggaggctgcgAAGGCGTATGCGGAGGATTTGGGTCTAGATGCGGAAATTACTCGGGCGCATCAACATCCGAATAATGTCTGGGCGCTGCATGGGTATTATGAGTGTTTGGTGAGGTTGGGACGTGGGGCAGAGGCGCTTATCATTAAGCAGCAGTTGGATGTTGCTTTGAGTGTGGCTGATGTGGATATTAAGTCTTCGTGCTTTTGCCGGTTGGGTGTGCAGGGGTCGCAATGCTGTTCATGA